The Streptomyces aurantiacus genome includes a region encoding these proteins:
- a CDS encoding RluA family pseudouridine synthase, producing the protein MSTVPEIRTLPVPDGLEGERVDAAISRMFGFSRTKAAELAAAGKVTVDGSVVGKSERVHGGAWLEVEMPQAPAPVQVVAEPVEGMEIVHDDDDVVVIVKPVGVAAHPSPGWSGPTVIGGLAAAGYRISTSGAAERQGIVHRLDVGTSGLMVVAKSEYAYTSLKRQFKERTVDKRYHALVQGHPDPTSGTIDAPIGRHPNHDYKWAVTAEGKPSVTHYDLIEAFRAASLLDIKLETGRTHQIRVHMSAHRHPCVGDLTYGADPTLAKRLGLTRQWLQAVRLGFEHPGDGQWVEFESGYAEDLQKALDRVREESYA; encoded by the coding sequence GTGAGCACCGTTCCCGAGATCCGCACCCTGCCCGTACCCGACGGCCTGGAGGGCGAGCGCGTCGACGCCGCCATCTCCCGCATGTTCGGCTTCTCCCGCACGAAAGCCGCCGAGCTCGCCGCGGCGGGGAAGGTCACGGTCGACGGCTCGGTGGTCGGGAAGTCCGAGCGGGTGCACGGCGGTGCCTGGCTGGAAGTGGAGATGCCGCAGGCACCCGCGCCCGTGCAGGTCGTCGCCGAGCCCGTCGAGGGCATGGAGATCGTGCACGACGACGACGACGTGGTCGTGATCGTCAAGCCGGTCGGGGTCGCCGCGCATCCCAGTCCCGGCTGGTCCGGGCCGACTGTGATCGGCGGCCTCGCCGCCGCCGGGTACCGCATCTCGACCTCGGGCGCCGCCGAGCGCCAGGGCATCGTGCACCGCCTCGACGTGGGCACGTCGGGCCTGATGGTGGTCGCCAAGTCGGAGTACGCGTACACGTCGCTCAAGCGCCAGTTCAAGGAGCGCACGGTCGACAAGCGTTACCACGCGCTCGTCCAGGGCCACCCGGACCCGACCAGCGGCACCATCGACGCGCCCATCGGCCGGCACCCGAACCACGACTACAAGTGGGCGGTCACCGCCGAGGGCAAGCCCTCCGTCACGCACTACGACCTGATCGAGGCGTTCCGCGCGGCCTCGCTGCTCGACATCAAGCTGGAGACCGGGCGCACGCACCAGATCCGCGTCCACATGTCGGCCCACCGGCATCCGTGCGTCGGTGACCTGACGTACGGCGCCGACCCGACCCTCGCCAAGCGGCTCGGGCTCACCCGGCAGTGGCTGCAGGCGGTACGGCTCGGCTTCGAGCACCCCGGGGACGGGCAGTGGGTCGAGTTCGAGTCCGGCTACGCCGAGGACCTGCAGAAGGCGCTGGACCGCGTGCGGGAGGAGAGCTACGCGTGA
- a CDS encoding mechanosensitive ion channel family protein, protein MENVLRPLIVIGGSLVLTLLVGWLVDLLLRRADQRHPQVPLWGLLRRCRLPLQFVMCAAMLRGSYDQAELTKEHSAGVGQILTLVLIGSTAWLLVRIATAIVDSSYSRYANAHRDPARVRRVRTQVALIQRVVAAIVGVVAVAAMLLTFPAMRAAGASLLASAGILGIVAGVAAQSTLANMFAGFQIAFGDMVRLGDTVVVNGEWGTVDEITLTFLTVRTWDERRFTMPVSYFTSQPFENWSRGGVQMTGTVFFHLDHSAPVEEMRAKLRDILRECPAWDGRDYGLAVTDSTPSTMEVRALVTAKDADDVWTVRVTVREQMLRWLTNHHPYALPRVNTADAILRPGTVHANGNDPQRPRTARSRAVETPRAGRG, encoded by the coding sequence ATGGAGAACGTGCTTCGCCCGCTGATCGTGATCGGCGGCTCGCTCGTACTGACGCTGCTCGTCGGCTGGCTGGTCGACCTGCTGCTGCGACGTGCCGATCAACGCCACCCTCAGGTCCCGCTGTGGGGCCTGCTGCGCCGCTGCCGTCTTCCACTGCAGTTCGTGATGTGCGCGGCGATGCTGAGAGGATCGTACGACCAGGCCGAACTCACCAAGGAGCACTCCGCGGGGGTGGGTCAGATCCTGACCCTGGTCCTCATCGGTTCCACGGCCTGGCTGCTGGTGCGTATCGCGACGGCGATCGTCGACTCCTCGTACTCCCGCTACGCCAACGCCCACCGCGATCCGGCCAGGGTCCGCCGTGTCCGTACGCAGGTGGCGCTGATCCAGCGGGTGGTCGCCGCGATCGTCGGTGTGGTGGCCGTCGCCGCGATGCTGCTGACCTTCCCCGCGATGCGCGCGGCCGGTGCCTCGCTGCTCGCCTCGGCCGGCATCCTCGGCATCGTCGCCGGTGTGGCCGCGCAGTCCACCCTTGCCAACATGTTCGCCGGGTTCCAGATCGCATTCGGCGACATGGTGCGGCTCGGCGACACGGTGGTGGTGAACGGCGAGTGGGGCACGGTCGACGAGATCACGCTCACCTTCCTGACCGTACGCACCTGGGACGAGCGCCGGTTCACCATGCCGGTGTCGTACTTCACGTCGCAGCCCTTCGAGAACTGGTCCCGAGGTGGCGTGCAGATGACCGGTACGGTCTTCTTCCACCTGGACCACAGCGCACCCGTCGAGGAGATGCGCGCCAAACTCCGCGACATCCTCCGCGAGTGCCCCGCCTGGGACGGGCGCGACTACGGCCTCGCCGTCACCGACTCGACGCCCAGCACGATGGAGGTGCGGGCGCTCGTCACGGCGAAGGACGCGGACGACGTCTGGACGGTCCGCGTCACCGTCCGCGAGCAGATGCTCCGCTGGCTGACCAACCACCACCCGTACGCCCTGCCCCGCGTCAACACGGCCGACGCGATCCTGCGGCCGGGCACCGTCCACGCGAACGGAAACGACCCACAACGCCCGCGAACGGCCCGCAGCCGCGCCGTGGAGACCCCGCGGGCGGGCCGGGGCTGA
- a CDS encoding DsbA family protein — protein sequence MSKRNSQASKSAARERLRVERERQAKRDKARRQVIVAGSIVAVLAIAGGIGYAVVQNNEPSKWDAAADAKVVAPANTSGKNGTTVVIGDSKTDNTVHLYEDPRCPACASFEQTIGETVNKGMTDGDYKLSFTLGTFLDGNLGGEGSKKGVSALGAALNVSTDAFLEYKTALYSAKYHPEETKDDLAKDSYLIKVANTVDALKDNKKFQDAVKKGTYDAWAMRMSKSFDDAKGVDSTPTIKINDKVVKNPSTVADWQKALKDAGVTK from the coding sequence ATGAGCAAGCGGAACAGCCAGGCCTCGAAGTCGGCGGCCCGTGAGCGGCTGCGCGTCGAGCGCGAGCGCCAGGCCAAGCGTGACAAGGCCAGGCGGCAGGTCATCGTCGCCGGTTCGATCGTCGCGGTCCTCGCGATAGCCGGCGGCATCGGCTACGCCGTCGTACAGAACAACGAGCCCTCGAAGTGGGACGCGGCCGCCGACGCGAAGGTCGTCGCCCCCGCCAACACCAGTGGCAAGAACGGCACGACCGTCGTCATCGGCGACTCCAAGACCGACAACACCGTCCACCTCTACGAGGACCCGCGCTGCCCTGCCTGCGCGTCCTTCGAGCAGACCATCGGCGAGACGGTCAACAAGGGCATGACGGACGGCGACTACAAGCTCTCCTTCACCCTCGGCACGTTCCTCGACGGCAACCTCGGCGGCGAGGGCTCGAAGAAGGGCGTGAGCGCGCTCGGTGCGGCGCTGAACGTCAGCACGGACGCGTTCCTGGAGTACAAGACCGCGCTGTACTCGGCGAAGTACCACCCGGAGGAGACGAAGGACGATCTCGCCAAGGACAGCTACCTGATCAAGGTGGCGAACACGGTGGACGCGCTGAAGGACAACAAGAAGTTCCAGGACGCCGTCAAGAAGGGCACGTACGACGCCTGGGCGATGAGGATGAGCAAGTCCTTCGACGATGCCAAGGGTGTCGACTCGACTCCGACCATCAAGATCAACGACAAGGTGGTCAAGAACCCGAGCACGGTCGCCGACTGGCAGAAGGCGCTCAAGGACGCGGGCGTCACCAAGTAG
- a CDS encoding dienelactone hydrolase family protein: MNIMLFHSTYGLRPAVRDAADRLRAAGHEVWTPDLFGGRTFETVEEGRVFKDELGKEELLRRAILAAAPYSERGLVYAGFSLGAATAQTLALGDDKARGLLLLHGTSDIAESASVDELPVQLHVAEPDAFEPDDWLNAWYLQMGRTGADVEIYRYAGAGHLYTDPGLPDFDEEAAEATWRVALGFLDSL, encoded by the coding sequence ATGAACATCATGCTCTTCCATTCGACCTACGGCCTGCGGCCCGCGGTGCGGGACGCGGCGGACCGGCTGCGTGCCGCGGGTCACGAGGTGTGGACGCCCGACCTCTTCGGGGGGCGCACCTTCGAGACCGTCGAGGAGGGCAGGGTCTTCAAGGACGAGCTCGGCAAGGAGGAGCTGCTCAGGCGCGCCATCCTGGCGGCGGCGCCGTACTCCGAGCGCGGGCTGGTGTACGCGGGGTTCTCGCTGGGCGCGGCGACCGCGCAGACCCTGGCGCTCGGCGACGACAAGGCCCGCGGGCTGCTGCTTCTGCACGGCACGTCCGACATCGCGGAGAGCGCCTCGGTGGACGAGCTGCCGGTCCAGCTGCATGTCGCCGAGCCGGACGCCTTCGAGCCCGACGACTGGCTGAACGCCTGGTATCTGCAGATGGGCAGGACCGGGGCCGACGTGGAGATCTACCGGTACGCGGGCGCCGGGCACCTCTACACCGATCCCGGCCTGCCGGACTTCGACGAGGAGGCCGCCGAGGCCACCTGGCGGGTGGCGCTCGGCTTCCTCGACAGCCTGTAG
- a CDS encoding Na+/H+ antiporter, with the protein MDQLALLFVLLLGAVVSVPLGDRFGLPSPVLMTLLGIVLAVLDFVPNVDIPPELILPALLPPLLYAAVRRTSWRQFTANKRPIFLLAVALVFVTTAVVAAVAHTIVPGLPIAAAVALGALVAPPDPVAATAVAGQLGLPRRLVSILEGEGLFNDVTAIVLYHVAIAAAVSGSFSLPGAALDFLLSAVVAIAVGVGLGWGANRLMDYLGDPTLQIGLTLLVPYASYVMAEELHGSGVLAVLTTALFLAEYANDPDDVMTRLAGHTFWNIVDTLVTGVAFGLIGLELHNAIRTASGRWGEMLGWAAAIVGVVVLVRLAWLLPATWLTKRLHAKRDHDEDIPTTWRETVVMWWAGMRGVASVALALAIPLEMENGAPFPNRDEMIFIAFGVIMATLVVQGLSLPWLVRKLGVQADTGREKEFEKTLAVRAAKAAKARLREIGETEDLPEELTEQLLRRAFDIGYRISPDMGEDERQEAHEQRARRIKRVRRIQGEMLSAARHEVLAARGEAGADPEVVDRVLRHLDVRSLR; encoded by the coding sequence GTGGACCAGCTGGCCCTGTTGTTCGTGCTGTTGCTCGGGGCCGTCGTGAGTGTCCCGCTCGGGGATCGCTTCGGCCTCCCCTCCCCGGTGCTGATGACACTGCTCGGGATAGTGCTGGCCGTCCTCGACTTCGTACCGAACGTCGACATCCCGCCCGAGCTGATTCTGCCCGCGCTGCTTCCGCCGCTGCTCTACGCCGCCGTACGGCGCACCTCCTGGCGGCAGTTCACCGCCAACAAACGGCCGATCTTCCTGCTCGCCGTGGCCCTGGTGTTCGTCACCACCGCCGTGGTCGCGGCGGTCGCCCACACGATCGTGCCCGGGCTGCCGATCGCCGCCGCCGTGGCGCTCGGCGCGCTGGTGGCGCCGCCCGATCCGGTCGCCGCGACCGCCGTCGCCGGACAACTCGGTCTGCCGCGCCGCCTGGTGTCGATCCTGGAGGGCGAAGGGCTGTTCAACGACGTGACGGCCATCGTGCTCTACCACGTCGCCATCGCCGCCGCCGTCAGCGGCTCCTTCTCGCTGCCGGGCGCCGCTCTCGACTTCCTGCTGTCCGCCGTCGTCGCCATCGCCGTGGGAGTCGGACTCGGGTGGGGCGCGAACCGGCTGATGGACTACCTCGGGGACCCGACGCTGCAGATCGGGCTGACCCTGCTCGTGCCGTACGCCTCGTACGTGATGGCCGAGGAACTGCACGGGTCCGGAGTGCTCGCGGTGCTCACCACGGCACTGTTCCTGGCGGAGTACGCGAACGACCCCGACGACGTCATGACGAGGCTCGCCGGGCACACCTTCTGGAACATCGTGGACACGCTGGTCACCGGGGTGGCGTTCGGGCTGATCGGGCTGGAGCTGCACAACGCGATCAGGACGGCGTCGGGGCGGTGGGGGGAGATGCTCGGCTGGGCCGCCGCGATCGTGGGGGTCGTCGTCCTCGTACGGCTGGCGTGGTTGCTGCCCGCCACGTGGCTGACGAAGCGGTTGCACGCGAAACGGGACCACGACGAGGACATCCCGACGACCTGGCGGGAGACCGTCGTCATGTGGTGGGCCGGGATGCGCGGGGTGGCGTCCGTGGCGCTCGCGCTGGCCATTCCGCTGGAGATGGAGAACGGGGCGCCCTTCCCCAACCGGGACGAGATGATCTTCATCGCGTTCGGCGTGATCATGGCGACGCTCGTGGTGCAGGGGCTGAGTCTGCCGTGGCTGGTCCGGAAGCTGGGGGTGCAGGCCGACACCGGCCGGGAGAAGGAGTTCGAGAAGACGCTCGCCGTGCGGGCGGCCAAGGCGGCGAAGGCACGGCTCAGGGAGATCGGGGAGACGGAGGACCTGCCGGAGGAGCTCACCGAGCAGTTGCTGCGGCGGGCGTTCGACATCGGCTACCGGATCAGTCCCGACATGGGGGAGGACGAGCGGCAGGAGGCACACGAGCAGCGGGCCCGCCGGATCAAACGGGTGCGGCGGATCCAGGGGGAGATGCTGTCCGCGGCCCGGCACGAGGTGCTGGCGGCGCGGGGTGAGGCGGGGGCGGATCCCGAGGTGGTGGACCGGGTGCTGCGGCATCTGGACGTGCGGAGCCTGCGGTGA
- a CDS encoding DUF2252 domain-containing protein has product MSVPQLSAEQRGEQILAVFDTAFGDLLAADPAAFRVKFRKMAASAFAFYRGTAGLFYQDLEQEAATHSGPYLDERTSRVWIHGDLHAENFGTYMDAQGRLIFNVNDFDEAYVGPFTWDLKRLAASLALIGYAKALSDEQITALVRTYAAAYRERIHALATGAKSDEVPPFTLDTAQGPLLDALRDARSLTRFGLLDSMTEIRDFERRFAPGGGSIELDAATRYKVLAAFDGYLETLPESSLDRPDSYRVKDVVGRRGIGIGSAGLPSYNILLEGATDALENDVVIYIKQAQTPAVSRHVTDPSIRDYFQHEGHRTVISQRALQAHADPWLGWTELDGAGQLVAEVSPYAVDLDWSDIDDPEEIAAVVADLGRSAATMHAAADDESGHSELVPFSTERAIDAAIAGDEDSFGDLLVDFAHDYGARARADHQIFVDLFRNGRIPGL; this is encoded by the coding sequence ATGTCGGTTCCGCAGCTCAGCGCCGAGCAGCGCGGGGAACAGATCCTCGCCGTCTTCGACACCGCCTTCGGCGATCTGCTGGCCGCCGACCCGGCCGCGTTCCGCGTGAAGTTCCGGAAGATGGCGGCCTCGGCGTTCGCGTTCTACCGCGGGACGGCAGGGCTCTTCTACCAGGACCTGGAACAGGAGGCGGCCACGCACAGCGGGCCGTACCTGGACGAGCGCACCTCGCGCGTGTGGATCCACGGCGACCTCCACGCGGAGAACTTCGGCACGTACATGGACGCCCAGGGCCGCCTGATCTTCAACGTGAACGACTTCGACGAGGCGTATGTCGGCCCCTTCACCTGGGACCTCAAGCGCCTCGCGGCCTCCCTGGCCCTGATCGGCTACGCGAAGGCCCTGAGCGACGAGCAGATCACCGCCCTCGTCCGGACGTACGCGGCCGCCTACCGCGAGCGCATCCACGCCCTCGCGACGGGCGCCAAGAGCGACGAGGTGCCGCCCTTCACGCTGGACACCGCGCAGGGCCCGCTCCTGGACGCCCTGCGTGACGCCCGCTCGCTGACCCGCTTCGGGCTGCTCGACTCGATGACGGAGATCCGCGACTTCGAGCGCCGCTTCGCGCCGGGCGGCGGCTCCATCGAGCTGGACGCGGCCACCCGTTACAAGGTCCTCGCGGCCTTCGACGGTTATCTGGAGACCCTGCCGGAGTCGTCCCTGGACCGCCCGGACTCGTACCGGGTGAAGGACGTCGTGGGCCGCCGCGGCATCGGCATCGGCTCTGCCGGTCTGCCCTCGTACAACATCCTTCTGGAGGGCGCCACCGACGCCCTGGAGAACGATGTGGTGATCTACATCAAGCAGGCCCAGACCCCGGCCGTCTCCCGGCACGTCACGGACCCCTCGATCCGTGACTACTTCCAGCACGAGGGCCACCGCACGGTGATCTCGCAGCGGGCCCTCCAGGCGCACGCCGACCCGTGGCTGGGCTGGACCGAGCTGGACGGCGCGGGCCAGCTGGTCGCCGAGGTCTCGCCGTACGCGGTGGACCTCGACTGGAGCGACATCGACGACCCGGAGGAGATCGCGGCGGTCGTCGCCGACCTCGGCCGGTCGGCCGCAACCATGCACGCGGCCGCGGACGACGAGAGCGGCCACTCGGAGCTGGTGCCGTTCTCCACGGAGCGCGCCATCGACGCGGCGATCGCGGGCGACGAGGACAGCTTCGGCGACCTCCTCGTGGACTTCGCGCACGACTACGGCGCCCGGGCGCGCGCCGACCACCAGATCTTCGTGGACCTGTTCCGTAACGGACGGATTCCGGGTCTGTAG
- a CDS encoding GNAT family N-acetyltransferase, which translates to MTSSPYVVRVAEDPADREACFAVRKEVFVVEQRVPADLEYDTYDADAVHVLAVREDGMPLGAGRLLYGDGAAARTGGEAGVGSLGRLAVVQAARGLGIGAALVRGIEEAARARGLTAVDLHAQTHALGFYERLGFVAYGPEFLDAGMPHRAMRRTL; encoded by the coding sequence GTGACCTCGTCGCCCTATGTGGTGCGGGTCGCCGAGGACCCCGCCGACCGTGAGGCCTGCTTCGCGGTGCGCAAGGAGGTCTTCGTCGTCGAGCAGCGGGTCCCCGCGGACCTCGAGTACGACACGTACGACGCCGACGCCGTGCACGTGCTCGCCGTGCGCGAGGACGGCATGCCGCTCGGCGCGGGACGGCTGCTGTACGGCGACGGGGCGGCCGCCAGGACCGGTGGCGAGGCCGGCGTCGGATCCCTGGGACGGCTCGCCGTCGTGCAGGCCGCGCGCGGGCTCGGCATCGGGGCCGCGCTCGTGAGGGGCATCGAGGAAGCGGCCCGCGCGCGCGGGCTGACAGCGGTCGATCTGCACGCGCAGACGCATGCGCTGGGGTTCTACGAGCGGCTGGGCTTCGTGGCCTACGGGCCCGAGTTCTTGGACGCGGGGATGCCGCATCGGGCCATGCGGCGCACTCTCTAG
- a CDS encoding alkaline phosphatase D family protein: protein MTSRLRSHSSPDPAAPRRRTVVKAAAATAVLGAPLAAAIPARAAQASAFLHGVASGDPLPDGILLWTRVTPTAEAVPGSGLGPDVEVGWTVATDKAFTNVVTKGSTTATAASDHTVKADIRGLKPATDYWFRFSSGGTDSPAARTRTAPAHDAAVAGMRFGVVSCANWEAGYFSAYRHLAARGDLDAWLHLGDYIYEYGTGEYGTRDTVVRPHAPAHEIVTLADYRTRHGRYKTDQDLQALHAAAPVIAIWDDHEFANDTWSGGAENHTEGTEGTWSARQSAAKQAYFEWMPVRPAIEGTTYRRLRFGKLADLSLLDLRSYRSQQVKVGNGTVDDPNRTLTGRAQLDWLKTGLRTSDTSWRLVGNSVMIAPFAIGSLSAELLKPLAELLGLPKEGLALNTDQWDGYTDDRRELLAHLRDNAIRNTVFLTGDIHMAWANDVPHNAGTYPLSASAATEFVVTSVTSDNLDDLVKVPEGTVSALASPVIRAANRHVHWVDTDRHGYGVLDLTTERAQMDYYVLSDRTSRNATSSWARSYRTRSGTQKVERTYDPV, encoded by the coding sequence GTGACCAGTCGACTCAGATCCCACTCCAGCCCCGATCCCGCTGCCCCGCGCCGCCGTACGGTGGTCAAGGCGGCCGCGGCCACCGCCGTGCTCGGGGCCCCGCTCGCCGCCGCGATACCGGCCCGCGCCGCCCAGGCCTCCGCGTTCCTGCACGGTGTCGCCTCCGGTGACCCGCTGCCGGACGGCATCCTCCTGTGGACCCGGGTGACCCCCACGGCCGAGGCCGTGCCCGGCTCCGGGCTCGGCCCGGACGTCGAGGTCGGCTGGACGGTGGCCACGGACAAGGCGTTCACGAACGTCGTCACGAAGGGCTCCACCACCGCGACCGCCGCCTCCGACCACACCGTCAAGGCGGACATCCGGGGCCTGAAGCCCGCCACGGACTACTGGTTCCGCTTCTCCAGCGGCGGCACCGACTCGCCGGCCGCCCGCACCCGCACGGCCCCCGCGCACGACGCCGCCGTGGCCGGCATGCGCTTCGGCGTGGTGTCCTGCGCCAACTGGGAGGCCGGCTACTTCTCCGCGTACCGGCACCTCGCCGCCCGCGGCGACCTGGACGCCTGGCTGCATCTGGGCGACTACATCTACGAGTACGGGACCGGCGAGTACGGCACACGGGACACCGTCGTACGCCCGCACGCCCCGGCCCACGAGATCGTCACCCTCGCCGACTACCGCACCCGGCACGGCCGTTACAAGACCGACCAGGACCTCCAGGCCCTGCACGCCGCGGCTCCGGTCATCGCGATCTGGGACGACCACGAGTTCGCCAACGACACCTGGTCGGGCGGCGCCGAGAACCACACCGAGGGCACCGAGGGCACCTGGTCCGCCCGTCAGTCGGCCGCCAAACAGGCCTACTTCGAGTGGATGCCGGTCCGGCCCGCGATCGAGGGGACCACCTACCGGCGGCTGCGCTTCGGCAAGCTCGCCGACCTCTCCCTGCTCGACCTGCGCTCGTACCGCTCGCAGCAGGTGAAGGTCGGCAACGGCACGGTGGACGACCCGAACCGTACGCTCACCGGCCGCGCCCAGCTCGACTGGCTGAAGACGGGTCTGCGGACCTCGGACACCAGCTGGCGGCTGGTCGGCAACTCGGTGATGATCGCCCCGTTCGCCATCGGCTCGCTCTCCGCCGAACTCCTGAAGCCGCTCGCCGAACTGCTCGGCCTGCCCAAGGAGGGCCTCGCCCTCAACACCGACCAGTGGGACGGCTACACCGACGACCGCCGCGAACTGCTCGCGCACCTGCGGGACAACGCGATCCGCAACACGGTCTTCCTCACCGGTGACATCCACATGGCCTGGGCCAACGACGTGCCGCACAACGCCGGTACGTATCCGCTGTCGGCCTCCGCCGCCACCGAGTTCGTCGTCACGTCGGTGACCTCCGACAACCTCGACGACCTCGTCAAGGTCCCCGAGGGCACGGTCTCGGCCCTGGCCTCACCCGTGATCCGGGCCGCCAACCGGCACGTGCACTGGGTCGACACCGACCGGCACGGCTACGGCGTCCTGGACCTCACCACCGAGCGGGCGCAGATGGACTACTACGTCCTCTCCGACCGCACGTCCAGGAACGCGACGTCCTCCTGGGCACGTTCGTACCGCACACGCAGCGGCACGCAGAAGGTCGAGCGGACGTACGACCCGGTCTGA